In a single window of the bacterium genome:
- a CDS encoding diguanylate cyclase: MKILVADDDLISRKLLKNTLEKWGHEVFQAENGEEAWKLLQTNDIKFVIVDWLMPVMDGLALCRKIRSSGSLGYVYIILLTGKDKKEDLIEGLDAGADDYIAKPFDRDELRVKSRAAVRILALEKELIEKNENLSVLNDKLEKLAKMDTLMEIGNRRSFYETIEKVHYRAWKYSQVYGIIMCDIDNFKAYNDIYGHLAGDNILKTVADNTKLMLLKSEDLFRYGGEEIVAILPEQDLNETVLLAERIRKRIESLAIDHKGNNSGMLTISCGASAYDPKKTNRKWEIILDFADKALYSAKNSGKNKTCRYEDS, from the coding sequence ATGAAAATTTTAGTCGCGGATGACGATCTCATATCCAGAAAACTGCTGAAGAACACCCTTGAAAAATGGGGACACGAGGTTTTCCAGGCGGAAAACGGTGAAGAAGCATGGAAACTTCTTCAGACAAATGACATAAAATTTGTCATTGTTGACTGGTTAATGCCTGTAATGGACGGCCTTGCGCTTTGCCGCAAGATACGCTCTTCGGGTTCACTTGGTTATGTTTATATCATTCTCCTCACGGGCAAGGACAAAAAAGAAGACCTGATTGAAGGACTTGACGCGGGCGCCGACGATTATATAGCAAAACCTTTTGACAGGGACGAACTCAGGGTCAAATCGAGGGCAGCTGTAAGGATCCTGGCCCTTGAAAAAGAACTTATCGAAAAAAATGAAAATTTAAGCGTCCTGAACGACAAGTTGGAAAAACTGGCAAAGATGGACACTTTGATGGAAATAGGCAACCGTCGCAGTTTCTATGAAACAATTGAAAAAGTCCACTACAGGGCCTGGAAATATTCACAGGTTTACGGAATTATCATGTGCGATATAGATAATTTCAAAGCCTATAACGATATTTACGGCCACCTGGCAGGGGACAATATACTAAAAACTGTAGCGGACAATACCAAGCTGATGCTTCTAAAATCTGAGGACCTATTCAGGTATGGAGGTGAAGAAATAGTCGCGATCCTTCCTGAACAGGATTTAAACGAAACAGTATTGCTTGCTGAAAGAATCAGGAAACGCATTGAATCGCTCGCGATAGATCACAAGGGAAATAACAGTGGAATGTTAACTATAAGCTGCGGCGCAAGCGCGTATGACCCGAAAAAAACAAACCGAAAGTGGGAAATTATTCTTGATTTTGCCGATAAAGCGCTGTATTCCGCAAAAAATTCCGGCAAAAATAAAACCTGCAGATACGAAGACTCCTAA
- a CDS encoding PQQ-binding-like beta-propeller repeat protein: MFKFDPQHKGTIGTGPTPPLEIKKLFKAGSIIDSSPAIANKKIYFGCDDHFLYCFDLESGKQVWAFETEEFIISSPCVNKNSVFFGSGDGFVYCLDSETGKLTWKLNLEARIDVSPASNDDSIFIGSHNNNFYCIDANNGSIKWKYSDDWFITSSPVIFENIVYFGSHNGNIYGLDINTGEKLITFSTEIKDEKKEEAKSVPAPVTVYEGLLLSKPSSAVKINKEIKERPISNIRKGIYSSPALTENLLIVSSLDYYVYAFNRKSGALEWKYRTYDCILSSPVVSGDYVYIGSLDNNLYCINIFSGKVKWKFQTKGDIYSTPAIVSNFIYLGSWDGYLYILDETTGILVWKYNIGSWIRSSPAIYDNMLFFGAQDGNLYAFGKR, from the coding sequence ATGTTTAAATTTGATCCCCAGCATAAAGGAACTATAGGTACAGGCCCTACCCCTCCTCTTGAAATTAAAAAATTGTTCAAAGCAGGCTCAATTATTGATTCTTCACCGGCTATAGCAAACAAAAAAATTTATTTTGGATGTGATGATCACTTTTTATATTGTTTTGACCTGGAAAGCGGAAAACAGGTCTGGGCGTTTGAAACCGAAGAGTTTATTATTTCATCTCCCTGCGTCAACAAAAATAGTGTATTTTTTGGTTCAGGAGACGGGTTTGTATACTGCCTGGACTCTGAAACGGGTAAGTTAACATGGAAACTTAATTTAGAAGCAAGAATAGATGTCTCCCCTGCTTCTAATGATGACTCAATATTTATAGGGTCACATAACAACAATTTTTACTGCATAGACGCAAACAACGGGAGCATTAAATGGAAATACAGTGATGATTGGTTTATAACCTCTTCCCCTGTCATTTTTGAGAATATCGTTTACTTTGGCTCACATAACGGGAACATTTATGGATTGGATATTAATACAGGGGAAAAACTTATTACATTTTCGACAGAAATAAAAGATGAAAAAAAGGAAGAGGCAAAATCCGTACCGGCTCCGGTAACTGTATACGAGGGACTTTTATTAAGCAAACCGTCATCTGCTGTTAAAATTAACAAAGAAATCAAGGAAAGGCCGATTTCAAATATAAGAAAAGGTATTTACTCATCTCCCGCACTGACTGAAAACCTGTTAATTGTGTCATCCCTTGATTACTATGTCTATGCGTTTAACCGGAAGAGCGGGGCGCTGGAATGGAAATACAGGACTTATGATTGTATCCTGTCATCCCCGGTGGTTTCAGGCGATTATGTTTATATCGGTTCCCTGGATAACAATTTATATTGCATCAATATTTTTTCAGGAAAAGTTAAATGGAAATTCCAGACTAAAGGGGATATTTATTCAACACCCGCTATAGTTTCCAATTTTATTTACCTTGGGTCATGGGACGGATATTTATATATTCTTGACGAAACAACAGGCATTCTTGTATGGAAATATAATATCGGAAGCTGGATCCGGTCTTCTCCCGCCATATATGATAATATGTTATTTTTTGGCGCCCAGGACGGTAATCTTTATGCTTTTGGAAAACGATAG
- a CDS encoding tetratricopeptide repeat protein: MKLSGKIIIVFLLFNVVTNFSFANEEAVESYQLGIRLFKDKDYPNAIKQFTEFIQLFPNDSLVSDAEYRIGESYYQMGKYEEAIGQYQKVVQKYPSNENAAKAAFNIAWIYFEKEQYDDAIAEFQKVALKYPGTLTGIESQFRIGDAYYNKGEYQTAIDEYQKIVLRYPSSEFTPQSQYWIALSYLQLKDFDQAINGFSQILKDYSEGDLLDDVYYGLGLSYFKKEEYDKTVSTLSELIKRYPESEYLSKTMYYIGNSYQQKGQFDEAIISYNELLSKYTKGEFLDIAQFNLAEVFKIKNNYAEAIKSYQRLTEVFPESNLVARSLYEGGKLYMKLGQNNQALAAFTIIVEKISQAEKPEEVTYWIDWFEPAVKEFIEIIKTYPDKEFIASVVSSIAECNFKIGRYDKAEIYYNKILNEYSKTEFVPKALMGLSKIYELDKKTEELEKTYRRIIKEYPDSEQALESQIKLGENFLAAKKYDFAVEEFKKVIELKTGFEEAPRIQYLIAKIYYDQKKYEDAINAYKVLLEKYPDNKFILKSISEIAYSYLGNKDTVNAINYLEQVVDKFPEDNLAIESLYQIAQLHLELKDMEKAAAAFEKITRNYSQSKFADIAQRWLGLWYYQNKNYEKAVLWFQGLISKYPESRYLAETQFGIARSYEKMKDYEKAIQAYEKIFTQYPKSEFVADAHYEVALIYSKLNKYEEANKHYEAIISDFPDSKFMAASNFNLGTNYFNQGKFKEAMESFKMIVDKFSQSEYKEEALSRYKKSEKAFETKLQNPDQETYIEKIYELAKMHEQTGNIDKYISNLEFIVEKFPTGDRIPMVMFTLGEYFFKIQLFDRAINNWNKLFTFYETHELADDALFMIGQAYEKKGSWGDSLGAYKRLIEKYPQSELLEETYNQIDKIRQKLLEGNK, encoded by the coding sequence ATGAAATTATCTGGAAAAATTATTATTGTTTTTCTTTTATTTAATGTTGTTACAAATTTTTCTTTTGCAAATGAAGAAGCGGTTGAAAGTTATCAATTAGGCATAAGGCTGTTTAAAGATAAGGATTATCCTAACGCCATAAAACAATTTACAGAATTTATCCAGCTGTTCCCCAATGACAGCCTTGTTTCTGATGCGGAATACCGCATAGGTGAATCTTATTATCAAATGGGGAAATATGAAGAAGCAATCGGGCAATACCAGAAAGTTGTTCAAAAATATCCAAGTAATGAAAATGCGGCAAAAGCCGCTTTCAATATTGCGTGGATATATTTTGAAAAAGAACAATATGATGATGCTATCGCTGAATTTCAAAAAGTGGCGCTGAAATACCCGGGCACTCTTACCGGTATTGAATCTCAGTTCAGGATTGGCGATGCTTATTATAATAAGGGGGAATATCAAACTGCCATTGATGAGTACCAGAAAATTGTTTTGAGATATCCAAGCAGTGAATTTACCCCTCAATCTCAATATTGGATAGCTTTATCTTATTTGCAGTTAAAAGATTTTGACCAGGCAATAAATGGTTTTTCCCAGATTTTAAAAGATTATTCAGAAGGAGATTTGCTGGATGATGTTTATTATGGATTGGGTCTTTCGTATTTTAAAAAAGAAGAATATGATAAAACGGTTTCTACTCTCAGCGAGTTAATTAAACGTTATCCCGAGAGCGAGTATTTATCCAAAACGATGTATTACATTGGAAACAGTTACCAGCAAAAAGGGCAATTTGATGAAGCGATTATAAGTTATAACGAGTTATTAAGTAAATATACCAAGGGGGAATTTCTGGATATCGCCCAGTTTAATTTAGCTGAAGTTTTTAAGATAAAGAACAATTACGCGGAGGCAATAAAATCTTATCAGAGATTGACTGAGGTTTTTCCTGAAAGTAATTTGGTGGCCCGGTCATTATATGAAGGAGGCAAGCTTTATATGAAGCTGGGCCAGAATAACCAGGCATTGGCGGCTTTTACTATTATTGTTGAAAAAATTTCCCAGGCTGAAAAACCGGAGGAAGTAACTTACTGGATAGATTGGTTTGAGCCCGCGGTGAAAGAATTTATTGAAATAATAAAAACCTACCCTGATAAGGAATTTATAGCTTCGGTTGTAAGCAGTATAGCGGAATGCAATTTTAAAATAGGGCGGTATGATAAAGCGGAAATATATTACAATAAAATTTTAAATGAGTATTCAAAAACGGAATTTGTCCCAAAGGCCCTGATGGGGTTGAGTAAAATTTATGAATTGGACAAGAAAACTGAAGAACTGGAAAAGACATACCGCCGGATTATAAAAGAATATCCGGACAGTGAACAGGCGCTGGAATCCCAGATAAAATTAGGGGAAAATTTTTTAGCCGCGAAAAAATACGATTTTGCAGTAGAGGAATTTAAAAAAGTGATTGAGTTGAAAACCGGTTTTGAAGAAGCCCCGCGCATTCAATATTTAATTGCTAAGATATATTATGACCAGAAAAAATATGAAGATGCGATAAACGCATACAAAGTTCTGCTGGAAAAATATCCCGATAATAAATTTATATTAAAATCCATTTCTGAAATTGCTTATTCATACCTCGGGAATAAAGATACTGTCAATGCCATTAATTATCTCGAACAGGTAGTTGATAAATTTCCTGAAGATAATTTGGCAATCGAATCGTTATATCAAATCGCCCAGCTGCATCTTGAGTTGAAGGACATGGAGAAGGCTGCCGCCGCCTTCGAAAAAATTACACGTAATTATTCCCAGAGTAAATTTGCCGATATTGCCCAGCGCTGGCTGGGTTTATGGTATTACCAGAATAAAAATTACGAAAAAGCTGTCTTATGGTTCCAGGGTTTGATATCCAAATATCCTGAAAGCAGATATCTGGCAGAAACACAATTCGGCATCGCAAGGTCGTATGAAAAAATGAAAGATTACGAAAAAGCAATTCAGGCTTATGAAAAAATATTTACCCAGTATCCGAAAAGCGAATTTGTGGCTGACGCGCATTACGAGGTCGCTTTGATATATTCAAAGCTTAATAAATATGAAGAAGCCAATAAACATTATGAGGCCATTATCAGTGATTTTCCTGATAGTAAATTTATGGCGGCTTCCAATTTTAATCTGGGGACCAATTATTTTAACCAGGGTAAATTTAAAGAGGCAATGGAATCTTTTAAAATGATTGTCGATAAGTTTTCCCAGAGCGAGTATAAAGAGGAGGCTCTATCGAGGTATAAAAAATCCGAAAAAGCGTTTGAGACAAAATTGCAAAACCCGGACCAGGAAACTTATATTGAAAAAATTTACGAATTGGCAAAAATGCATGAACAGACGGGGAATATAGATAAATATATCAGTAACCTGGAGTTTATTGTTGAAAAATTTCCCACTGGCGATAGAATCCCGATGGTTATGTTTACATTAGGTGAATATTTTTTTAAAATTCAATTGTTTGACAGGGCCATTAATAACTGGAATAAATTATTTACATTCTATGAAACACATGAACTCGCGGATGACGCTTTATTTATGATCGGGCAGGCATATGAAAAAAAAGGCAGCTGGGGAGATTCATTGGGTGCTTATAAAAGATTAATTGAAAAATACCCGCAAAGCGAATTGCTGGAAGAGACATATAACCAGATTGATAAAATCCGGCAAAAACTATTGGAAGGAAATAAGTAA
- a CDS encoding energy transducer TonB: MEGSSKTIKIKKDISFHNFFLGAILLHLMLFVALNIHKVTKLDISKEAFLKFTLIKLPPSPEAESQPKEEITPQKTEIKVEPQKAAIETDVPKAFKEMEEIKPMDAVQVEERDLLRERLGSPIPDNLSERLEDLAPPGGGGEDLPLDRSDGEISAGSGGSSWGAGIGSGRGGDELGGLGKKKGVQRFGYGQIAFKPLISALPDWVEKSNKIIITTVRVWIDAEGKVIKAEIAKSSGYLELDQLAVDSIKNRTFKASDADQTRIALIEIDFTNIR; encoded by the coding sequence ATGGAAGGTTCATCTAAGACTATAAAAATAAAAAAAGACATAAGTTTTCACAACTTTTTTCTGGGTGCGATTTTGCTTCATTTAATGCTTTTTGTCGCGCTGAATATTCATAAAGTCACAAAACTGGATATAAGCAAAGAAGCTTTTTTAAAGTTTACTTTGATAAAACTGCCCCCGTCTCCTGAGGCGGAATCTCAGCCAAAAGAGGAAATAACACCTCAAAAGACAGAAATTAAAGTAGAGCCTCAAAAGGCGGCGATAGAAACAGATGTCCCCAAGGCATTTAAAGAGATGGAGGAAATAAAACCAATGGATGCGGTACAGGTTGAGGAGCGGGATTTGTTGAGAGAAAGATTAGGAAGCCCTATCCCGGATAATTTATCTGAACGCTTGGAAGATCTTGCCCCCCCGGGCGGGGGCGGGGAGGATTTGCCGCTGGACCGTTCAGACGGAGAAATATCCGCGGGCAGCGGAGGGTCGAGCTGGGGAGCGGGGATTGGCAGCGGAAGAGGAGGAGATGAATTAGGCGGGCTTGGCAAGAAAAAAGGAGTTCAGCGTTTTGGTTACGGGCAGATAGCTTTTAAACCGTTAATTTCTGCGCTTCCGGATTGGGTTGAAAAGTCAAACAAGATTATTATTACTACCGTGCGTGTTTGGATTGATGCCGAGGGAAAAGTAATTAAAGCTGAGATAGCAAAATCAAGCGGGTATTTGGAATTGGACCAGCTGGCTGTTGATAGTATTAAAAACAGGACTTTTAAAGCCAGTGACGCTGACCAGACCCGGATTGCCCTGATAGAAATCGATTTTACAAATATAAGGTAA